A single Venturia canescens isolate UGA chromosome 1, ASM1945775v1, whole genome shotgun sequence DNA region contains:
- the LRR gene encoding F-actin-uncapping protein LRRC16A isoform X1 produces the protein MSTRSQLTKDLNESVKALLGKHVKILLKNVVKLETKQDKQENRVLVFSPCRLFLLTAKVPTRIDCHFHYLEITSVESKRANQLCLVVGDRSYNFTTMGAAGGGGADTTEVDAMIEALHTAIRNIFPTVPLNYIIRKIDVIPASRLQSIRGSELARSTEATRNTGPCGGFSTQYACMCDLHCVQYREEVAWDVDTIYLSHDTRELNLRDFDHLDQKDLVPIISALEYNTWFTKLRASNLKLSHESLERILQVVRRSLSIQEIYLDNIGVKWDFAHKLSLALISNGNTTLHTIDLSNNTIEDKGAASLCGIIAKLTQGGATLLSGPIGKLAKGLQKLNLSRCGLTGKGVAQIAHALGLNRSMTTSLQCLNLSENTLKEDVNNLCNFLAQPNSLTHLDLAGTDTTLECLFGALLRGCATNLVHLNVARNSFTSKKTKEIPPSFKQFFTATLSLKYLNISYCKLPLEALKHLLLGLACNESTVGLELDMSGNNLGSMGAHVLESCIHGVRCIATLDISDSNMDMDLAQVITAIGKNKSLKHLYMGRNTIGMKSKHIAVVMDALVQMIQEDDCVLQSLYLPDSRLKGDLYSLIDALGSNACLHTLDISGNQIGDAGARLLAKALQINNHLKTIIYDRNNITISGYADIVHALEKNYSVRHMPFPIYDMQPCMKASAERTEHLAKKIQELLQRNVTPSKYSHGQAFRLQQGFLLSSTQQVVDRLVVQTQDTIKALAAESCDANNDINYATGLIQDADNSKQLLPRLHEVLQRRDDSNPIEVTLRDMAEQVHKVVSTYLEDSLDAMLKCANDHCPTVLSQTVVRGDESEPISVEDDLRNACKEKNQISSEFISTVIVEQAGTDVINRVNELNLSVAAHVSDRITDEVIESLSRSYKTLIGDTDNRTRSSTPDVLRPSAGSMSSGSVIGVLAGANDPSNISMSMTTRTGSSVASEDDSCQQSSHMLLVGSTLGQRIDHQSPMKLDYLNLATPHLSNKRKSLHGRKLRPKSVVDSVEGLSADDIPDLLPSLPKNQTEAISENEHSLTESLDSVSELPNAGIGQQLQHLVKSRPRRAKTRAPTRPMLRADLPVEGIALGEGLDVFFRPTTPTTPLISPTSDDSSLHTFPTDGSPNLSLTSHRSVPPDLDKKHSCNSPMLKTLLEPAPRSRSTDNLEKFSPLVGRRSQGDTPLTTSPLARRNTTESTHNEQPLVGGDARKRSTLPIVGSTSSGVSRVIRDSDETTDRLSCSPDAARDCELPASHNTVGSSIKLRSAAFDLRSPTRTNPVNAAGSKTPVKVGNDHAVKQSNGGGATTKNNNGTKCSVQAPVTAPKPRPWSMTNDRKSGEFNNLLSDGSSPNTSAGNTPDSGDALDESTDSGVSGPASLPPTLSTSSTSSSLSNSSVEKRSVRELAASLTRDRGKNVTSSIATDKKGPTEHSAPAAWRSMLHRPIDLTAIKATEVLKTGDEGRVSFKLRRTSILRDSNFNYDNDVVDV, from the exons ATGTCAACGAGATCGCAACTGACCAAAGATCTCAACG aATCGGTCAAAGCACTCCTCGGAAAACATGTCAAGATATTGTTGAAGAATGTCGTAAAACTTGAGACTAAACAGGACAAACAAGAGAATCGTGTTTTA GTATTTTCACCATGTCGTCTCTTTCTACTAACGGCCAAAGTACCGACAAGG ATCGACTGCCATTTCCACTACTTGGAAATAACGTCTGTCGAGTCCAAGAGAGCAAACCAACTATGTCTTGTAGTTGGAGACAGGAgttacaattttacaacaatGGGGGCAGCTGGTGGCGGCGGTGCGGATACCACAGAGGTAGATGCCATGATCGAGGCACTGCACACAGCAAttagaaatatatttccaactGTGCCGCTCAA TTACATAATACGAAAGATCGATGTGATTCCGGCGAGCAGACTTCAGAGCATAAGGGGCAGCGAACTTGCAAGAAGTACCGAAGCCACGCGAAATACGGGCCCTTGTGGGGGATTTTCGACACAATATGCCTGCATGTGCGATCTTCATTGTGTTCAGTATCGCGAGGAAGTCGCTTGG GACGTCGATACGATTTACTTATCGCACGATACACGGGAGCTTAATTTACGAGATTTTGATCACCTGGATCAAAAGGATTTGGTACCTATTATTTCGGCACTGGAATACAACACGTGGTTCACCAAACTTCGAGCATCGAACCTCAAGCTTAGCCACGAATCTCTCGAAAGGATACTCCAAGTAGTTCGAAGATCTCTGTCTATTCAAGAAATTTACCTTGACAATATTGGTGTCAAATG GGATTTCGCCCACAAACTGTCGCTGGCGCTCATATCCAACGGCAATACAACACTGCACACGATCGATTTATCGAACAACACAATAGAAGATAAGG GAGCGGCGAGCTTGTGTGGAATAATCGCCAAATTGACACAAG gtGGAGCAACTCTGTTGAGCGGTCCGATTGGTAAGCTTGCCAAAGGCTTGCAGAAATTGAATTTATCCCGATGCGGCTTAACGGGAAAAGGCGTTGCTCAAATCGCACATGCTCTTGGCCTCAATCGCAGCATGACCACGAGTCTTCAGTGTCTCAATCTATCGGAGAATACATTAAAAGAGGATGTTAAT AACTTGTGCAATTTTTTGGCTCAGCCAAACAGCCTGACACATCTCGATCTTGCGGGTACAGATACGACCCTCGAATGC ctaTTCGGTGCTCTGTTGCGTGGCTGCGCAACGAATCTAGTCCATTTGAACGTCGCCCGGAATTCCTTTAcgagcaaaaaaacgaaagaaatacCGCCCAGTTTCAAACAGTTTTTCACGGCGACATTGTCACTTAAGTATCTTAATATTTCCTACTGCAAATTGCCACTGGAAGCTCTGAAGCATCTCCTGTTGGGACTTGCGTGTAACGAGAGTACCGTCGGCCTCGAGCTCGATATGAGTGGCAACAACTTAGGATCGATGGGTGCTCACGTCCTCGAATCGTGTATTCACGGGGTGCGATGTATCGCGACGCTCGACATTTCTGACAGCA ACATGGACATGGATCTCGCTCAGGTTATAACGGCAATCGGTAAAAACAAATCCCTGAAGCATTTATACATGGGTCGAAATACGATTGGAATGAAGAGCAAGCACATCGCGGTTGTCATGGACGCTCTCGTGCAAATGATTCAAGAGGACGACTGTGTACTTCAGTCTTTATATTTGCCTGACTCGCGGCTCAAGGGCGATCTCTACAGCTTAATTGATGCTCTTGGAAGCAACGCGTGTCTTCATACGCTGGACATTAGTGGCAATCAGATTGGCGACGCAGGAGCTCGCTTACTAGCTAAAGCATTGCAAATAAACAATCATCTCAAGACTATCATTTACGATAGAAACAATATTACTATTTCGGGCTACGCGGATATCGTTCATGCTCTAGAAAA AAATTACAGCGTAAGACACATGCCGTTTCCAATTTACGACATGCAACCCTGTATGAAAGCATCGGCCGAGAGAACGGAGCATCTTGCGAAAAAGATACAAGAATTACTCCAGCGGAACGTAACGCCTTCCAAATACAGTCACGGTCAGGCTTTCAGACTCCAGCAGGGTTTTTTGCTCAGCTCGACTCAGCAAGTTGTCGACAGATTGGTCGTGCAAACTCAGGACACGATAAAAGCTCTTGCCGCTGAAAGCTGCGATGCTAATAATGACATTAACTATGCAACTGGACTGATTCAGGACGCTGACAATTCGAAACAA CTTTTACCAAGATTGCACGAAGTATTGCAGAGGAGGGATGACAGCAATCCTATAGAAGTTACGCTACGGGACATGGCTGAACAAGTTCACAAAGTTGTATCGACGTATTTAGAA GATTCTCTCGATGCGATGCTCAAATGTGCCAATGATCATTGCCCTACGGTACTCTCCCAAACGGTTGTTAGGGGTGACGAGAGCGAACCGATCTCAGTCGAAGATGATCTTCGCAATGCTTGCAAAGAGAAAAACCAGATAAGCTCGGAGTTTATTAGCACGGTGATTGTTGAACAGGCTGGAACGGATGTTATAAATCGTGTCAA TGAGCTGAACTTGTCGGTGGCTGCACACGTTTCCGATCGAATAACTGACGAAGTCATTGAGTCGCTTTCACGGAGTTACAAGACGCTG ATTGGTGACACTGACAATCGTACGCGAAGTAGTACTCCAGACGTTTTAAGACCGAGTGCTGGTTCCATGAGCAGTGGCAGCGTAATTGGTGTTCTCGCGGGAGCCAATGATCCGTCGAATATTTCAATGTCGATGACAACACGAACAGGATCTAGTGTGGCATCCGAGGATGACTCTTGTCAACAATCTTCGCACATGTTGCTCGTTGGTTCGACTCTTGGTCAGCGGATCGATCATCAATCGCCTATG AAACTGGATTATTTGAATCTC GCCACTCCGCATTTGTCCAACAAGCGCAAAAGTCTTCACGGCAGAAAGTTGAGGCCAAAATCAGTGGTGGATTCAGTCGAGGGCCTTTCGGCCGACGATATTCCGGACTTACTGCCTTCGTTACCTAAGAATCAGACCGAAG CTATTTCGGAAAACGAACATTCCTTAACGGAGTCTCTGGACTCCGTATCAGAATTGCCTAATGCGGGGATAGGCCAACAGTTGCAACATCTCGTGAAGTCGCGTCCCCGTCGCGCAAAAACGCGAGCTCCGACGAGACCGATGCTGCGAGCCGATTTGCCAGTGGAAGGTATCGCGTTGGGCGAAGGTTTGGACGTATTTTTTCGCCCCACGACCCCGACGACTCCGCTAATATCACCGACGAGCGATGACAGTTCGTTACACACGTTCCCGACCGACGGCAGTCCGAATTTGTCGCTCACCAGTCATCGAAGCGTTCCTCCTGATCTCGACAAAAAACACAGTTGTAACTCGCCGATGTTAAAAACATTGCTCGAGCCAGCGCCGCGGTCGCGCTCGACGGACAacctcgaaaaattttcacccCTCGTCGGCAGACGTTCACAGGGTGATACACCGTTGACGACTTCGCCTTTGGCACGGCGAAATACAACGGAGAGCACTCATAACGAGCAGCCTCTGGTCGGGGGAGACGCCAGGAAACGTTCGACCTTGCCGATCGTCGGGTCGACGTCCAGCGGCGTTTCCAGAGTAATCCGCGACTCGGACGAAACAACGGATCGTCTCTCTTGCAGTCCGGATGCTGCACGAGACTGCGAACTTCCGGCGTCACACAATACTGTCGGATCTTCGATTAAGCTCAGATCCGCAGCCTTTGATTTGCGAAGTCCAACTCGGACGAATCCCGTGAACGCCGCTGGCTCCAAAACCCCTGTCAAAGTTGGCAACGACCACGCGGTCAAACAATCTAACGGTGGCGGAGCTACGACAAAAAACAACAACGGAACTAAATGCAGCGTACAAGCACCCGTAACTGCTCCGAAACCTCGACCCTGGAGCATGACGAACGATCGAAAATCGGgcgaattcaataatttactCAGCGACGGATCGAGTCCCAACACTTCAGCTGGAAACACGCCCGACTCCGGAGACGCCCTCGACGAATCTACTGACAGTGGCGTCAGCGGGCCTGCATCCCTGCCACCCACACTCTCCACCAGCAGTACTTCAAGCTCTCTGAGCAACAGCAGCGTCGAGAAAAGATCTGTTCGCGAACTCGCCGCTAGTCTCACCAGAGATAGAGGCAAAAATGTGACCAGTTCTATCGCTACCGACAAAAAAGGCccaacgg aacATTCCGCACCCGCTGCATGGAGATCGATGCTTCATCGTCCTATCGACCTTACCGCAATTAAg GCAACGGAGGTACTGAAAACGGGTGATGAGGGACGTGTGAGTTTCAAACTCCGGCGCACTTCGATCCTGCGTGATTCCAACTTCAACTACGACAATGACGTCGTGGATGTATGA
- the LRR gene encoding F-actin-uncapping protein LRRC16A isoform X2 produces MSTRSQLTKDLNESVKALLGKHVKILLKNVVKLETKQDKQENRVLVFSPCRLFLLTAKVPTRIDCHFHYLEITSVESKRANQLCLVVGDRSYNFTTMGAAGGGGADTTEVDAMIEALHTAIRNIFPTVPLNYIIRKIDVIPASRLQSIRGSELARSTEATRNTGPCGGFSTQYACMCDLHCVQYREEVAWDVDTIYLSHDTRELNLRDFDHLDQKDLVPIISALEYNTWFTKLRASNLKLSHESLERILQVVRRSLSIQEIYLDNIGVKWDFAHKLSLALISNGNTTLHTIDLSNNTIEDKGAASLCGIIAKLTQGGATLLSGPIGKLAKGLQKLNLSRCGLTGKGVAQIAHALGLNRSMTTSLQCLNLSENTLKEDVNNLCNFLAQPNSLTHLDLAGTDTTLECLFGALLRGCATNLVHLNVARNSFTSKKTKEIPPSFKQFFTATLSLKYLNISYCKLPLEALKHLLLGLACNESTVGLELDMSGNNLGSMGAHVLESCIHGVRCIATLDISDSNMDMDLAQVITAIGKNKSLKHLYMGRNTIGMKSKHIAVVMDALVQMIQEDDCVLQSLYLPDSRLKGDLYSLIDALGSNACLHTLDISGNQIGDAGARLLAKALQINNHLKTIIYDRNNITISGYADIVHALEKNYSVRHMPFPIYDMQPCMKASAERTEHLAKKIQELLQRNVTPSKYSHGQAFRLQQGFLLSSTQQVVDRLVVQTQDTIKALAAESCDANNDINYATGLIQDADNSKQLLPRLHEVLQRRDDSNPIEVTLRDMAEQVHKVVSTYLEDSLDAMLKCANDHCPTVLSQTVVRGDESEPISVEDDLRNACKEKNQISSEFISTVIVEQAGTDVINRVNELNLSVAAHVSDRITDEVIESLSRSYKTLIGDTDNRTRSSTPDVLRPSAGSMSSGSVIGVLAGANDPSNISMSMTTRTGSSVASEDDSCQQSSHMLLVGSTLGQRIDHQSPMATPHLSNKRKSLHGRKLRPKSVVDSVEGLSADDIPDLLPSLPKNQTEAISENEHSLTESLDSVSELPNAGIGQQLQHLVKSRPRRAKTRAPTRPMLRADLPVEGIALGEGLDVFFRPTTPTTPLISPTSDDSSLHTFPTDGSPNLSLTSHRSVPPDLDKKHSCNSPMLKTLLEPAPRSRSTDNLEKFSPLVGRRSQGDTPLTTSPLARRNTTESTHNEQPLVGGDARKRSTLPIVGSTSSGVSRVIRDSDETTDRLSCSPDAARDCELPASHNTVGSSIKLRSAAFDLRSPTRTNPVNAAGSKTPVKVGNDHAVKQSNGGGATTKNNNGTKCSVQAPVTAPKPRPWSMTNDRKSGEFNNLLSDGSSPNTSAGNTPDSGDALDESTDSGVSGPASLPPTLSTSSTSSSLSNSSVEKRSVRELAASLTRDRGKNVTSSIATDKKGPTEHSAPAAWRSMLHRPIDLTAIKATEVLKTGDEGRVSFKLRRTSILRDSNFNYDNDVVDV; encoded by the exons ATGTCAACGAGATCGCAACTGACCAAAGATCTCAACG aATCGGTCAAAGCACTCCTCGGAAAACATGTCAAGATATTGTTGAAGAATGTCGTAAAACTTGAGACTAAACAGGACAAACAAGAGAATCGTGTTTTA GTATTTTCACCATGTCGTCTCTTTCTACTAACGGCCAAAGTACCGACAAGG ATCGACTGCCATTTCCACTACTTGGAAATAACGTCTGTCGAGTCCAAGAGAGCAAACCAACTATGTCTTGTAGTTGGAGACAGGAgttacaattttacaacaatGGGGGCAGCTGGTGGCGGCGGTGCGGATACCACAGAGGTAGATGCCATGATCGAGGCACTGCACACAGCAAttagaaatatatttccaactGTGCCGCTCAA TTACATAATACGAAAGATCGATGTGATTCCGGCGAGCAGACTTCAGAGCATAAGGGGCAGCGAACTTGCAAGAAGTACCGAAGCCACGCGAAATACGGGCCCTTGTGGGGGATTTTCGACACAATATGCCTGCATGTGCGATCTTCATTGTGTTCAGTATCGCGAGGAAGTCGCTTGG GACGTCGATACGATTTACTTATCGCACGATACACGGGAGCTTAATTTACGAGATTTTGATCACCTGGATCAAAAGGATTTGGTACCTATTATTTCGGCACTGGAATACAACACGTGGTTCACCAAACTTCGAGCATCGAACCTCAAGCTTAGCCACGAATCTCTCGAAAGGATACTCCAAGTAGTTCGAAGATCTCTGTCTATTCAAGAAATTTACCTTGACAATATTGGTGTCAAATG GGATTTCGCCCACAAACTGTCGCTGGCGCTCATATCCAACGGCAATACAACACTGCACACGATCGATTTATCGAACAACACAATAGAAGATAAGG GAGCGGCGAGCTTGTGTGGAATAATCGCCAAATTGACACAAG gtGGAGCAACTCTGTTGAGCGGTCCGATTGGTAAGCTTGCCAAAGGCTTGCAGAAATTGAATTTATCCCGATGCGGCTTAACGGGAAAAGGCGTTGCTCAAATCGCACATGCTCTTGGCCTCAATCGCAGCATGACCACGAGTCTTCAGTGTCTCAATCTATCGGAGAATACATTAAAAGAGGATGTTAAT AACTTGTGCAATTTTTTGGCTCAGCCAAACAGCCTGACACATCTCGATCTTGCGGGTACAGATACGACCCTCGAATGC ctaTTCGGTGCTCTGTTGCGTGGCTGCGCAACGAATCTAGTCCATTTGAACGTCGCCCGGAATTCCTTTAcgagcaaaaaaacgaaagaaatacCGCCCAGTTTCAAACAGTTTTTCACGGCGACATTGTCACTTAAGTATCTTAATATTTCCTACTGCAAATTGCCACTGGAAGCTCTGAAGCATCTCCTGTTGGGACTTGCGTGTAACGAGAGTACCGTCGGCCTCGAGCTCGATATGAGTGGCAACAACTTAGGATCGATGGGTGCTCACGTCCTCGAATCGTGTATTCACGGGGTGCGATGTATCGCGACGCTCGACATTTCTGACAGCA ACATGGACATGGATCTCGCTCAGGTTATAACGGCAATCGGTAAAAACAAATCCCTGAAGCATTTATACATGGGTCGAAATACGATTGGAATGAAGAGCAAGCACATCGCGGTTGTCATGGACGCTCTCGTGCAAATGATTCAAGAGGACGACTGTGTACTTCAGTCTTTATATTTGCCTGACTCGCGGCTCAAGGGCGATCTCTACAGCTTAATTGATGCTCTTGGAAGCAACGCGTGTCTTCATACGCTGGACATTAGTGGCAATCAGATTGGCGACGCAGGAGCTCGCTTACTAGCTAAAGCATTGCAAATAAACAATCATCTCAAGACTATCATTTACGATAGAAACAATATTACTATTTCGGGCTACGCGGATATCGTTCATGCTCTAGAAAA AAATTACAGCGTAAGACACATGCCGTTTCCAATTTACGACATGCAACCCTGTATGAAAGCATCGGCCGAGAGAACGGAGCATCTTGCGAAAAAGATACAAGAATTACTCCAGCGGAACGTAACGCCTTCCAAATACAGTCACGGTCAGGCTTTCAGACTCCAGCAGGGTTTTTTGCTCAGCTCGACTCAGCAAGTTGTCGACAGATTGGTCGTGCAAACTCAGGACACGATAAAAGCTCTTGCCGCTGAAAGCTGCGATGCTAATAATGACATTAACTATGCAACTGGACTGATTCAGGACGCTGACAATTCGAAACAA CTTTTACCAAGATTGCACGAAGTATTGCAGAGGAGGGATGACAGCAATCCTATAGAAGTTACGCTACGGGACATGGCTGAACAAGTTCACAAAGTTGTATCGACGTATTTAGAA GATTCTCTCGATGCGATGCTCAAATGTGCCAATGATCATTGCCCTACGGTACTCTCCCAAACGGTTGTTAGGGGTGACGAGAGCGAACCGATCTCAGTCGAAGATGATCTTCGCAATGCTTGCAAAGAGAAAAACCAGATAAGCTCGGAGTTTATTAGCACGGTGATTGTTGAACAGGCTGGAACGGATGTTATAAATCGTGTCAA TGAGCTGAACTTGTCGGTGGCTGCACACGTTTCCGATCGAATAACTGACGAAGTCATTGAGTCGCTTTCACGGAGTTACAAGACGCTG ATTGGTGACACTGACAATCGTACGCGAAGTAGTACTCCAGACGTTTTAAGACCGAGTGCTGGTTCCATGAGCAGTGGCAGCGTAATTGGTGTTCTCGCGGGAGCCAATGATCCGTCGAATATTTCAATGTCGATGACAACACGAACAGGATCTAGTGTGGCATCCGAGGATGACTCTTGTCAACAATCTTCGCACATGTTGCTCGTTGGTTCGACTCTTGGTCAGCGGATCGATCATCAATCGCCTATG GCCACTCCGCATTTGTCCAACAAGCGCAAAAGTCTTCACGGCAGAAAGTTGAGGCCAAAATCAGTGGTGGATTCAGTCGAGGGCCTTTCGGCCGACGATATTCCGGACTTACTGCCTTCGTTACCTAAGAATCAGACCGAAG CTATTTCGGAAAACGAACATTCCTTAACGGAGTCTCTGGACTCCGTATCAGAATTGCCTAATGCGGGGATAGGCCAACAGTTGCAACATCTCGTGAAGTCGCGTCCCCGTCGCGCAAAAACGCGAGCTCCGACGAGACCGATGCTGCGAGCCGATTTGCCAGTGGAAGGTATCGCGTTGGGCGAAGGTTTGGACGTATTTTTTCGCCCCACGACCCCGACGACTCCGCTAATATCACCGACGAGCGATGACAGTTCGTTACACACGTTCCCGACCGACGGCAGTCCGAATTTGTCGCTCACCAGTCATCGAAGCGTTCCTCCTGATCTCGACAAAAAACACAGTTGTAACTCGCCGATGTTAAAAACATTGCTCGAGCCAGCGCCGCGGTCGCGCTCGACGGACAacctcgaaaaattttcacccCTCGTCGGCAGACGTTCACAGGGTGATACACCGTTGACGACTTCGCCTTTGGCACGGCGAAATACAACGGAGAGCACTCATAACGAGCAGCCTCTGGTCGGGGGAGACGCCAGGAAACGTTCGACCTTGCCGATCGTCGGGTCGACGTCCAGCGGCGTTTCCAGAGTAATCCGCGACTCGGACGAAACAACGGATCGTCTCTCTTGCAGTCCGGATGCTGCACGAGACTGCGAACTTCCGGCGTCACACAATACTGTCGGATCTTCGATTAAGCTCAGATCCGCAGCCTTTGATTTGCGAAGTCCAACTCGGACGAATCCCGTGAACGCCGCTGGCTCCAAAACCCCTGTCAAAGTTGGCAACGACCACGCGGTCAAACAATCTAACGGTGGCGGAGCTACGACAAAAAACAACAACGGAACTAAATGCAGCGTACAAGCACCCGTAACTGCTCCGAAACCTCGACCCTGGAGCATGACGAACGATCGAAAATCGGgcgaattcaataatttactCAGCGACGGATCGAGTCCCAACACTTCAGCTGGAAACACGCCCGACTCCGGAGACGCCCTCGACGAATCTACTGACAGTGGCGTCAGCGGGCCTGCATCCCTGCCACCCACACTCTCCACCAGCAGTACTTCAAGCTCTCTGAGCAACAGCAGCGTCGAGAAAAGATCTGTTCGCGAACTCGCCGCTAGTCTCACCAGAGATAGAGGCAAAAATGTGACCAGTTCTATCGCTACCGACAAAAAAGGCccaacgg aacATTCCGCACCCGCTGCATGGAGATCGATGCTTCATCGTCCTATCGACCTTACCGCAATTAAg GCAACGGAGGTACTGAAAACGGGTGATGAGGGACGTGTGAGTTTCAAACTCCGGCGCACTTCGATCCTGCGTGATTCCAACTTCAACTACGACAATGACGTCGTGGATGTATGA